A single Streptomyces sp. Edi2 DNA region contains:
- a CDS encoding condensation domain-containing protein: MNVSVRPTSEKGSKVHAPHGGHFPLLPAQLRTWNAQIEDLTNPVFFICDYLEIRGPVDPDLLRAAHLQVEREADALRLGIITVEGEHRQFVHPDPTPLQWVDLSARSDPAAAAAAWMAEDVHRPVDPLRLCGAAVIKTADDCFLLYWKVHHAVVDGWSLALIFNRMAAVYSALSEGRSYEKGMLQPFERLQESEAAYWQKRYLADRAHWHSKLADRPEPVGPSRRRAQVTAGRRLRHELAPDRVARLGEVADGLGVTWSDLAIGVMAAYVGSTVQVPEVLLGLPTAGRLSPQVRNAVGMATNILPLRVPFDDGSSLVGHAQRVSREVRELLLHSRYPTAELSREITERGGSGRLWAAMVNVMLFDHRLDFAGVPAIQHTVSIPLTVDMTVYLIQIASDGTMELILDTHPDLYSAPETEAHLARLLSMFDAIEKAAPRTPLQALCPGPERSPASSG; the protein is encoded by the coding sequence GTGAATGTTTCAGTTCGCCCCACATCAGAGAAGGGAAGCAAAGTGCATGCACCTCACGGGGGACACTTTCCGCTGCTCCCTGCACAGTTGAGAACATGGAATGCACAGATCGAAGACCTCACCAATCCTGTCTTCTTCATCTGTGACTATTTGGAAATCCGCGGTCCAGTGGACCCCGATCTCCTGCGTGCCGCACATCTGCAGGTCGAGCGCGAAGCCGACGCGCTGCGTCTGGGCATCATCACGGTGGAAGGCGAACACCGCCAATTCGTGCACCCGGACCCTACTCCCTTGCAATGGGTCGACCTGAGTGCACGGAGCGATCCGGCTGCGGCGGCTGCGGCGTGGATGGCGGAGGACGTCCACCGGCCGGTGGATCCGCTGAGGCTGTGCGGTGCTGCCGTTATCAAAACGGCGGACGACTGTTTCCTGCTGTACTGGAAGGTCCACCACGCCGTCGTCGACGGCTGGAGCCTCGCACTGATCTTCAACCGGATGGCGGCCGTCTACAGCGCCCTGTCAGAGGGGCGGAGTTACGAGAAGGGGATGCTCCAGCCCTTCGAGCGGCTGCAGGAGAGCGAGGCCGCCTACTGGCAGAAACGTTACCTCGCAGATCGAGCACACTGGCACAGCAAACTGGCGGACCGCCCGGAGCCCGTCGGACCGTCCCGTCGCCGGGCCCAAGTCACCGCAGGCCGGCGGCTTCGGCACGAGCTGGCGCCCGACCGGGTCGCCCGCCTGGGGGAGGTGGCGGACGGCCTGGGCGTGACCTGGTCCGATCTGGCCATCGGCGTGATGGCCGCGTACGTGGGCAGCACGGTCCAGGTGCCCGAAGTGCTCCTCGGGCTTCCGACAGCCGGCCGGCTGAGTCCGCAGGTGCGCAACGCCGTCGGCATGGCGACGAACATCCTGCCGCTGCGGGTCCCCTTTGACGACGGATCGTCCCTGGTCGGTCACGCACAACGCGTCTCGCGCGAAGTGCGTGAACTGCTGTTGCACTCGCGCTATCCCACAGCCGAGTTGTCGCGGGAGATCACCGAACGGGGCGGCAGCGGACGGCTGTGGGCCGCAATGGTCAACGTCATGCTGTTCGACCACCGGCTGGATTTCGCGGGAGTCCCGGCGATCCAGCACACGGTTTCGATCCCCCTCACCGTCGACATGACGGTGTACCTGATCCAGATCGCGTCCGACGGGACCATGGAACTCATCCTCGACACCCACCCCGACCTCTACAGCGCACCGGAGACCGAGGCGCATCTGGCGAGGCTGCTGTCGATGTTCGACGCGATCGAGAAGGCCGCTCCACGCACGCCGCTCCAGGCGCTGTGCCCCGGGCCCGAGCGGTCCCCCGCGTCGTCGGGCTGA
- a CDS encoding aspartate aminotransferase family protein has protein sequence MRTRRQRLAELKAAHNHPTYAKMAFVMGCKVQDRGEGSRVSDDEGRSFLAMFDQYGNQSFGYSHPRIVAAVREQLDTGVLNSTKIMFEDVQIRLSERLAQITGQRLPYSYLANGGGETIDNALKLARAATGRPGVISARGCFHGKTFATLSASNRPEHRAHLGPFMEHFRQVTFGDTAELAAALDDSVGAVLLEPVQAEAGVIVPPPDYLREVRRLCTEAGALLILDEMQTAFGRCGTFFAHEQFGIVPDLVCVGKAFGGGVLPVSAVLGTEEVWRVLRELPSTFGSSLGGNPLSCRVGLESVAIASDPLFLDGVRERARMIGQRLTAAAERHPGVVAAHRGVGMMHGLEFHDQALAGLVLGRLLEEGITSTYSLYNPAVLRVQPPMVITVDELDHCLSVLDTLLAEADAHLRAVGEGRADGSGTELSPLTRTVSLPHPAHEVLELLHARPRILDPFATADSGPEEYDAEFAGRLGADTVVWADRMETTAQGVRLSAEAGWLWRTLCREATVTPAADGGSLLQLCITWDTDSGSYEELLGGRIGFLAGRALTECVAALRSALGSVRETV, from the coding sequence ATGCGAACCCGACGCCAGCGGCTGGCTGAACTGAAGGCGGCACACAACCACCCTACCTACGCCAAGATGGCGTTCGTCATGGGCTGCAAGGTCCAGGACAGGGGGGAGGGGAGCCGCGTCAGCGACGACGAGGGACGGTCGTTCCTCGCGATGTTCGACCAGTACGGCAACCAGTCCTTCGGCTACTCCCATCCGCGGATCGTCGCGGCCGTACGGGAACAGCTCGACACCGGGGTGCTCAACAGCACCAAGATCATGTTCGAGGATGTGCAGATACGGCTCTCCGAGCGGCTCGCGCAGATCACCGGGCAGCGTCTGCCGTACTCGTACCTGGCCAACGGCGGAGGGGAGACGATCGACAACGCCCTGAAACTGGCCCGTGCCGCGACCGGCCGCCCCGGTGTCATCAGCGCCCGAGGCTGCTTCCACGGCAAGACCTTCGCCACCCTCAGTGCCTCCAACCGCCCCGAACACCGCGCGCATCTCGGCCCTTTCATGGAGCACTTCCGGCAGGTGACCTTCGGTGACACGGCCGAGCTGGCCGCCGCGCTGGACGACTCGGTCGGTGCGGTTCTGCTGGAACCCGTACAGGCGGAGGCCGGGGTGATCGTGCCGCCGCCCGACTACCTGCGGGAGGTGCGCAGGCTGTGCACCGAGGCAGGGGCCCTCCTCATCCTCGACGAGATGCAGACGGCCTTCGGACGGTGCGGGACCTTCTTCGCTCACGAGCAGTTCGGCATCGTCCCCGACCTGGTGTGCGTGGGCAAGGCCTTCGGCGGCGGTGTGCTGCCCGTCTCGGCGGTGCTGGGCACCGAGGAGGTATGGAGAGTGCTGCGGGAACTGCCCTCGACATTCGGGTCGAGTCTGGGCGGCAACCCGCTGTCGTGCCGGGTCGGTCTGGAGAGTGTCGCCATCGCCTCGGACCCGCTTTTCCTCGACGGAGTGCGGGAAAGGGCGCGGATGATCGGGCAGCGGCTGACCGCGGCTGCGGAGCGGCACCCCGGCGTGGTCGCCGCGCACCGCGGTGTGGGGATGATGCACGGCCTGGAATTCCACGACCAGGCCCTGGCCGGTCTCGTCCTGGGACGGCTGCTGGAAGAAGGCATCACGTCCACCTATTCGCTGTACAACCCGGCGGTGCTGCGGGTCCAACCCCCCATGGTCATCACCGTGGACGAGCTCGACCACTGCCTGTCGGTCCTTGACACCCTCCTGGCGGAGGCCGACGCGCATCTACGTGCTGTCGGCGAGGGACGTGCCGACGGCTCCGGCACCGAACTGTCCCCGCTCACCCGCACCGTGTCGCTGCCGCACCCGGCCCATGAGGTGCTGGAACTCCTGCACGCCCGGCCCCGCATCCTGGATCCCTTCGCCACTGCCGACAGCGGACCGGAGGAGTACGACGCGGAGTTCGCCGGACGGCTCGGGGCGGACACCGTGGTCTGGGCCGATCGTATGGAGACCACCGCCCAGGGAGTCCGGCTGAGCGCCGAGGCCGGCTGGCTGTGGCGCACCCTCTGCCGCGAGGCGACGGTCACGCCCGCCGCCGACGGCGGCAGCCTCCTGCAGCTGTGCATCACCTGGGACACCGACAGCGGCTCGTACGAGGAACTGCTCGGCGGCCGTATCGGCTTCCTGGCCGGCCGGGCGCTGACCGAGTGCGTCGCGGCGCTGCGGTCCGCGCTCGGATCCGTGCGGGAGACCGTGTGA
- a CDS encoding amidohydrolase family protein: protein MSESAGPTTAGTGRNGTGTGSSGRPLVVDAQVQLGSELAIPRAFLEYQAANVQHRLASYGHRVRPSRTLDHVLALHQDDEADKLVAEMDEAGVDQAFLVVPDFSQVARCRLSRPELAAWHDRVTRRHPGRFHVFWGVDPRAGQDGIDLFERCVTEYGFAGLKLYPLCGYSPSDARLDPYFEMCAHYGLPVLTHTGPGWGPLDFSYGSPLLLDRAARDFPQVDFILGHGGVTHIDEATYLCAHRPNVHLDISQFHSVLAADGWQAHLNRLLRTGICHKILFGTCWPSYRLSESLSGLVGAFAQGSPAVAGVREPDRRLLMSGNSLRLIGRRKSTGTGSWGAAPHTTRSHNDAKE from the coding sequence GTGAGCGAGTCCGCCGGGCCGACGACGGCCGGAACTGGACGCAACGGTACGGGGACCGGGAGTTCCGGCCGACCGCTCGTCGTCGACGCCCAGGTACAGCTGGGCAGCGAACTGGCCATCCCGCGCGCCTTCTTGGAGTACCAGGCAGCCAACGTCCAGCACCGGCTGGCCTCGTACGGCCACCGGGTGCGACCCTCGCGCACCCTGGACCACGTACTCGCCCTCCACCAGGACGACGAGGCCGACAAGCTCGTCGCCGAGATGGACGAGGCGGGCGTCGATCAGGCGTTCCTGGTCGTCCCCGACTTCTCCCAGGTGGCGCGGTGCCGCCTGTCCCGTCCCGAACTCGCGGCCTGGCACGACCGGGTCACCCGCCGCCACCCGGGCCGCTTCCACGTCTTCTGGGGCGTCGACCCGCGAGCCGGCCAGGACGGCATCGACCTCTTCGAACGGTGCGTGACGGAGTACGGCTTCGCCGGGCTGAAGCTGTACCCGCTGTGCGGCTACTCGCCCAGTGACGCGCGGTTGGACCCGTACTTCGAGATGTGCGCGCACTACGGACTGCCCGTCCTCACCCACACGGGTCCCGGCTGGGGGCCCTTGGACTTCTCCTACGGCAGTCCGCTCCTGCTGGACCGGGCGGCCCGTGACTTCCCCCAGGTCGACTTCATCCTGGGGCACGGCGGGGTCACCCATATCGATGAGGCGACCTATCTGTGCGCCCACCGGCCCAACGTGCACCTGGACATCAGCCAGTTCCACTCGGTCCTGGCCGCGGACGGCTGGCAGGCCCATCTGAACCGGCTCCTCCGCACGGGGATCTGCCACAAGATTCTCTTCGGTACGTGCTGGCCCTCCTACCGGCTGTCGGAGTCGCTCAGCGGCCTGGTCGGCGCGTTCGCCCAGGGCTCCCCTGCCGTCGCCGGAGTGCGGGAGCCTGACCGACGCCTGCTGATGAGCGGCAACAGCCTGCGCTTGATCGGCCGCAGGAAGTCCACGGGAACCGGCTCCTGGGGAGCCGCACCGCACACCACACGATCCCACAACGACGCAAAGGAGTGA
- a CDS encoding AAA family ATPase, with the protein MLRPRGPVDLRGSGDVPALLSYPPGAVVVVSGLPGSGKSTLLRRWSEAACVVDPRTVHLACEAVMPARLPYAVYRPWARWKYFRWLRTAVRGGEALLVHDCGGRPWMRRWLARSAGRQGRELHLVLLDVGVAEALSGQQARGRWAPRRAFVRHRRGLDRLLGALPELGPAQLPAPRTAADEADDASPPHATRRPKQSAPPANPAADPVPEAHSVVLLDRGSREQVTAVEFLPAPARSH; encoded by the coding sequence GTGCTGAGGCCGCGCGGACCGGTCGATCTGCGGGGCTCGGGAGACGTGCCGGCCCTGTTGTCGTATCCCCCGGGAGCGGTGGTGGTGGTCTCCGGGCTGCCGGGCAGCGGAAAGAGCACCTTGCTGCGACGTTGGTCCGAGGCCGCGTGCGTGGTGGACCCGCGCACCGTGCATCTCGCCTGTGAGGCGGTGATGCCGGCCCGGTTGCCGTACGCGGTGTACCGCCCTTGGGCGCGGTGGAAGTACTTCCGGTGGCTGCGTACGGCGGTACGCGGCGGCGAGGCATTGCTGGTCCACGATTGCGGTGGCCGGCCGTGGATGCGCCGGTGGCTGGCCAGAAGCGCCGGACGGCAGGGGCGCGAACTGCACCTGGTGCTGCTGGACGTAGGGGTGGCCGAGGCGTTGTCGGGTCAGCAGGCCCGCGGCCGGTGGGCTCCGCGCCGTGCCTTCGTCCGGCATCGCAGAGGCCTCGACCGGTTGCTCGGGGCGTTGCCCGAGCTCGGCCCGGCGCAGTTGCCTGCCCCACGAACTGCCGCCGACGAAGCGGATGACGCCTCACCCCCACACGCCACCAGGCGTCCGAAGCAGTCCGCACCACCGGCGAACCCGGCCGCCGACCCGGTGCCGGAAGCGCACTCGGTGGTCCTGCTGGACCGCGGTTCACGAGAGCAGGTGACGGCAGTGGAGTTCCTTCCCGCACCGGCCCGGTCCCACTGA
- a CDS encoding AMP-binding protein — protein sequence MTLHDLTDRYGGHTDARVVEIDVSGGRREMTHSDLHALAADRAGQLTAAGVRRGHIIGIKAGNSLDWLAWDLAALATGALLKAFPDSTEVADPSEFVARHGLALLIADDSVPLTAPTVIRPDGVPGENVAPPSAEVYDREDVHSLVYSSGTSGRLKGLQISESGTDYVINRFIDSFRLTAADRHLIFLPLSNYQQRLSVYCCLWLGADLVLAPYQRVFQALRKEQPTFLIGPPVFYDTALQLCASSGADITLGDFLGGRIRFLITGMAPIRRETLEGYWKQDVRLLEAYGLTETGMVAWNTQDAYRLGSVGKLIDPDAVTFLDDGEVVINRPAPLSRGYFETEDGLTPEDCFRPDGSILTGDYGRLDEDGYLTLIGRKKDVIVLGSGRKVHPAEIESAFVSVEGLSEIIVVPTSQSARLGAIITPTDPKDAALRTQLRKRVEEVNGSLPAHQRVMSMVFSERPLRSDPAFLTGNLKLSRARAAEHFAAMLSAAPAADEGGR from the coding sequence ATGACCCTGCACGACCTCACGGACCGCTACGGCGGCCACACGGACGCCCGCGTGGTGGAGATCGACGTCTCGGGCGGTCGCCGAGAGATGACGCACAGCGATCTGCACGCCCTGGCGGCCGACCGCGCCGGGCAGTTGACCGCCGCGGGCGTGCGGCGGGGTCACATCATCGGGATCAAGGCGGGCAACAGCCTCGACTGGCTGGCCTGGGACCTCGCGGCACTGGCCACCGGCGCCCTGCTCAAGGCGTTCCCGGACTCCACGGAGGTGGCCGATCCCTCGGAGTTCGTCGCCCGGCACGGCCTGGCACTGTTGATCGCGGACGACTCCGTACCGCTCACGGCGCCCACCGTGATCCGGCCCGACGGCGTCCCCGGGGAGAACGTGGCGCCGCCGAGCGCTGAGGTGTACGACCGCGAGGACGTGCACAGCCTGGTCTACTCCTCGGGCACATCGGGCCGGCTCAAGGGACTTCAGATCAGCGAAAGCGGCACCGACTACGTCATCAACCGCTTCATCGACAGCTTCCGTCTGACCGCCGCCGACCGGCACCTGATCTTCCTGCCGCTCTCCAACTACCAGCAGCGGCTGTCGGTCTACTGCTGCCTGTGGCTCGGGGCGGATCTGGTGCTCGCCCCCTACCAGCGTGTTTTCCAGGCCCTGCGCAAGGAGCAGCCGACCTTCCTGATCGGCCCACCCGTCTTCTACGACACCGCGCTGCAGCTCTGTGCCTCAAGCGGCGCGGACATCACCTTGGGCGACTTCCTCGGTGGGCGCATACGCTTCCTGATCACAGGGATGGCGCCGATCCGGCGTGAAACCCTCGAAGGGTACTGGAAACAGGATGTCCGCCTCCTGGAGGCGTACGGGCTGACAGAGACCGGCATGGTCGCCTGGAACACCCAGGACGCCTACCGCCTCGGCTCCGTCGGCAAGCTGATCGACCCGGACGCGGTGACCTTCCTGGATGACGGGGAGGTGGTCATCAACCGCCCGGCGCCGCTGAGCCGGGGCTACTTCGAGACCGAAGACGGCTTGACGCCCGAAGACTGCTTCCGTCCCGACGGCTCCATCCTGACCGGCGATTACGGACGTCTGGACGAGGACGGGTACCTCACCCTGATCGGCCGCAAGAAGGACGTCATCGTGCTCGGCAGCGGGCGCAAGGTGCACCCCGCCGAGATCGAGAGCGCGTTCGTCTCCGTCGAGGGCCTCAGTGAGATCATCGTGGTGCCGACTTCGCAATCGGCCAGGCTCGGCGCGATCATCACTCCGACCGACCCCAAGGACGCCGCCCTGCGCACGCAGCTCCGCAAGCGCGTCGAGGAGGTCAACGGGTCGCTCCCGGCCCACCAGCGCGTGATGTCGATGGTCTTCTCCGAGCGGCCGCTGCGCTCCGATCCCGCCTTCCTGACCGGCAATCTGAAGCTGAGCAGGGCCCGTGCGGCGGAGCACTTCGCCGCCATGCTCTCCGCCGCGCCCGCAGCGGACGAGGGGGGCCGGTGA
- a CDS encoding AI-2E family transporter, with translation MPYRGPGAEAEVSPSLRVAAAYGWRLIIVGAAVYAIFAALGRFQLVTLAVFLALVLTALLEPLVSLLNRWMPRPVAVAVGLLLGIVLLFGILSLIGANVAGEWEGLRREFVGGVARIERWLEGPPFRLRAGTLSDVQARVSRFVSSHRASLISTALSGVGQLVEVLTVGVLALFCAVFFLHSGDRMWGWFGGQLPGRGRHPVRLAGRAAWVTFTGYTRGIVVVAAINAVLVGVMLFVLGVPLAVPLAVLEFFAAFIPLVGSPIALAVAAVVALAAKGPLVAVVVVLLIVVIGQIEGHVLHPLVMSRAVRLHPVVVALSVICGSVTAGVPGAVVAVPLVSVAWSVYGVLRAHPRPPSASPGSPGR, from the coding sequence ATGCCGTATCGCGGTCCGGGCGCGGAGGCCGAGGTCTCGCCGTCGCTGCGGGTGGCGGCGGCCTACGGGTGGCGCCTGATCATCGTGGGTGCCGCCGTCTACGCGATCTTTGCGGCACTGGGGCGGTTCCAGCTGGTGACGCTGGCCGTGTTCCTGGCCTTGGTGCTGACGGCCCTTCTGGAACCGTTGGTCAGTCTGCTGAACCGCTGGATGCCACGGCCCGTGGCGGTCGCGGTCGGCCTGCTGCTCGGCATCGTGCTGCTCTTCGGCATCCTGAGTCTGATCGGGGCGAATGTCGCGGGCGAGTGGGAGGGACTGCGCCGGGAGTTCGTCGGCGGCGTGGCGAGGATCGAGCGGTGGCTCGAAGGGCCGCCGTTCCGCCTGCGTGCGGGGACGCTCTCGGATGTCCAGGCGCGCGTCTCACGGTTCGTGTCGAGCCATCGCGCGAGTCTGATCAGCACCGCGCTCAGCGGGGTGGGTCAGCTGGTGGAAGTCCTGACGGTGGGCGTGCTGGCGCTTTTCTGTGCGGTGTTCTTTCTGCATTCGGGGGACCGGATGTGGGGGTGGTTCGGCGGTCAGCTGCCGGGGCGCGGGCGGCACCCTGTGCGTCTGGCGGGGCGTGCCGCGTGGGTGACCTTCACCGGGTACACCCGCGGGATCGTGGTGGTGGCCGCGATCAATGCGGTGCTGGTGGGGGTGATGCTCTTCGTCCTGGGAGTTCCCCTCGCCGTTCCGCTGGCCGTGCTGGAGTTCTTCGCCGCCTTCATCCCGCTGGTGGGTTCGCCCATCGCACTGGCGGTGGCCGCCGTCGTGGCGCTGGCCGCGAAGGGGCCGCTGGTGGCCGTGGTCGTGGTGCTGCTGATCGTGGTCATCGGACAGATCGAAGGCCATGTGCTGCATCCCCTCGTGATGAGCCGGGCCGTCCGTCTGCATCCGGTGGTGGTGGCGCTCTCGGTCATCTGCGGCAGCGTCACGGCGGGCGTGCCCGGAGCGGTCGTCGCCGTACCGCTGGTCTCCGTGGCCTGGTCCGTGTACGGCGTCCTGCGCGCGCACCCACGCCCGCCCTCCGCCTCTCCGGGCTCTCCTGGACGCTGA
- a CDS encoding YciI family protein has translation MTHYLLSIYQPDGDGTPPPPEFLEPIIRDVEALKAELRTAGAWVFSGGLHAASTATVVRQKDDEVLTTDGPYIEGKEHIGGFTVIQAPDLDAALEWGRKLARATTLPIEVRPLQDGSCG, from the coding sequence ATGACGCACTACCTGCTCAGCATCTACCAGCCCGACGGGGACGGGACCCCGCCGCCGCCGGAGTTCCTGGAGCCGATCATCAGGGACGTCGAGGCCCTGAAGGCCGAGCTCAGAACGGCCGGCGCCTGGGTGTTCTCCGGGGGTCTGCACGCGGCGAGCACCGCCACCGTGGTGCGGCAGAAGGACGACGAGGTACTCACGACCGACGGGCCGTACATCGAGGGCAAGGAGCACATCGGTGGCTTTACCGTCATCCAGGCACCCGATCTCGATGCCGCCCTCGAATGGGGTCGCAAGCTCGCCCGCGCCACCACCCTCCCCATCGAGGTCAGGCCGCTGCAGGACGGGTCCTGCGGGTGA
- a CDS encoding GNAT family N-acetyltransferase: MDVTYRIARTEAERADVILLRDAVYVQDQGRLADTADTAATFDRFDGTAEYIVGYLDGVPVGTVKVVPDSPSGLPCDDTVDLSLLRPGNRLVEFGHLMTLPKHRHQEIGMALMRQALVHSVRTHGATHIIGDFFVDDSGGLRSFYQDIGFVALGEPYADERFQGAPLSLVATLDVPGAAQAARDDVHRGNRLLQYFFGDYDTYTSAGPKEAVYANPTPAAG; encoded by the coding sequence GTGGATGTTACTTATCGAATAGCCCGGACGGAGGCCGAGCGAGCCGATGTGATCCTGCTGCGTGACGCCGTCTACGTACAGGACCAGGGCCGGCTCGCCGACACGGCCGACACGGCAGCTACCTTCGACCGCTTCGACGGGACGGCCGAATACATCGTCGGCTACCTCGACGGCGTGCCGGTGGGCACCGTCAAGGTCGTTCCGGACTCACCGTCGGGGCTGCCCTGCGACGACACCGTCGACCTTTCACTGCTGCGGCCGGGAAACCGGCTGGTGGAGTTCGGCCATCTGATGACCCTGCCGAAGCATCGGCACCAGGAGATCGGCATGGCGCTCATGCGCCAGGCGTTGGTCCACAGCGTCCGTACGCACGGGGCCACGCACATCATCGGCGACTTCTTCGTCGACGACTCGGGCGGCCTGCGCAGCTTCTACCAGGACATCGGCTTCGTGGCACTCGGCGAGCCGTACGCGGACGAACGCTTCCAGGGCGCGCCGCTCAGCCTGGTGGCGACCCTGGATGTGCCCGGAGCCGCACAGGCGGCGCGCGATGACGTACACCGCGGCAATCGGCTGCTGCAGTACTTCTTCGGCGATTACGACACCTACACGTCCGCCGGTCCGAAGGAGGCCGTATATGCGAACCCGACGCCAGCGGCTGGCTGA
- a CDS encoding phosphopantetheine-binding protein, which yields MKQDSAELEKSLIAWVEDWNAGETQTVVDADTNLSHTGLLDSMAVVGLIAHLEEQIDTTFDFATFDHSDGVTVRGIVRHCVG from the coding sequence ATGAAGCAGGACAGCGCGGAGCTGGAAAAGTCGCTGATCGCATGGGTGGAGGACTGGAACGCCGGGGAGACGCAGACCGTCGTCGACGCGGACACCAATCTCAGCCACACGGGTCTGCTCGACTCCATGGCGGTCGTCGGCCTGATCGCTCACCTGGAGGAACAGATCGACACGACCTTCGACTTCGCCACCTTCGACCACAGTGACGGTGTCACCGTCCGGGGCATCGTTCGGCACTGCGTCGGATGA
- a CDS encoding fatty acid desaturase has translation MDASAGETTVPRLSRQQEAADLKATLKHLRTEPRGWVFSLKLTLCVVLTGAGVALALQPVLWCRIVGVALAGAMFAHAAELQHETLHNLAYRSRRANTVTGIVLGLPMLISFAAYRATHMRHHRDLGTPMNREFFDYGNQYGAKGDRSRLAVGLDWAVRFSMAHHYVFFVANLGRSLLGQDFPDENALVSRRIRRDHFLAAAVIAGLGALTWWTGYAVIVWVWLLPLLLVAAPVHAVIELPEHYRCETLNRDPFANTRTIRSNRIAMWFTNGNNYHVEHHLMPNLPIERLPALHTEVRDRIRYFHSGYLDFFLKLLRK, from the coding sequence GTGGACGCGTCCGCAGGCGAGACGACAGTCCCTCGATTATCCCGGCAGCAGGAGGCCGCTGATCTCAAAGCAACGCTGAAACACCTGCGCACCGAGCCCCGGGGCTGGGTGTTCTCTCTCAAGCTGACACTGTGCGTCGTCCTCACCGGGGCGGGTGTCGCGCTGGCGCTGCAGCCCGTGCTCTGGTGTCGGATCGTCGGAGTGGCCCTGGCCGGTGCCATGTTCGCGCACGCCGCGGAGCTCCAGCACGAGACACTTCACAATCTGGCGTATCGCAGCCGCCGGGCGAATACCGTCACCGGCATCGTCCTCGGGCTGCCGATGCTCATCTCCTTCGCCGCCTACCGGGCCACCCACATGCGCCATCACCGCGATCTGGGAACCCCGATGAACCGTGAGTTCTTCGACTACGGCAACCAGTACGGCGCGAAAGGGGACCGGTCGCGACTGGCTGTTGGTCTCGACTGGGCCGTTCGTTTCTCCATGGCCCACCACTACGTATTCTTCGTCGCGAATCTCGGCCGCTCGCTGCTGGGTCAGGATTTCCCCGATGAGAACGCCCTGGTTTCCCGCAGGATCCGGCGGGACCATTTTCTTGCGGCGGCTGTCATTGCCGGGTTAGGAGCACTGACCTGGTGGACAGGGTATGCCGTCATCGTCTGGGTGTGGTTGCTGCCGCTTCTGCTTGTCGCCGCTCCGGTGCACGCGGTGATCGAACTGCCCGAGCACTACCGGTGCGAGACCCTCAACCGGGACCCGTTCGCCAATACTCGGACGATACGTTCCAACCGGATCGCCATGTGGTTCACAAATGGCAACAACTACCACGTCGAGCACCACTTGATGCCGAATCTTCCGATCGAGCGACTGCCCGCTCTCCACACCGAAGTCCGAGACCGGATCCGTTACTTCCACAGCGGATATCTCGACTTTTTCCTGAAGTTGCTCCGCAAGTGA
- a CDS encoding amidohydrolase family protein, translated as MTTIYDGHCHVASTRFIPQAFVADVAGNVHSKLSARGASPSVARIARSYVDQHQDHLADGLIAEMDAAGIARAVLLVPDFSLRMPGSVPPSEAARLHHEIRQRHPDRFWVYIGVDPRRGPEGVRAFAQMVDEYALDGVKLYPPCGYSPSDPDLYPYYEICAALSLPVFVHTGPTAASLDYEPADPIKIDRAARDFPQVDFVLGHAGLTHVDSGGYLAAYRPNVYLDIGGFASTPTLRDWPEHLNGLFRAGINHKIIFGTDWPLGRMGGGLKRLTDEILHGPTVFSGVSRTDQQLILRDNLLRVLAPGSRPAPHPAAAPRKGAADVAG; from the coding sequence ATGACCACCATCTACGACGGCCACTGCCATGTGGCATCCACGCGCTTCATCCCCCAGGCGTTCGTCGCGGATGTCGCGGGCAACGTCCACAGCAAGCTCTCCGCGAGGGGCGCGTCCCCGTCGGTCGCCCGCATCGCCCGCAGCTACGTCGACCAGCACCAGGACCATCTGGCCGACGGGTTGATCGCCGAGATGGACGCCGCCGGGATCGCACGGGCGGTGCTGCTGGTACCGGACTTCAGCCTGCGCATGCCCGGAAGCGTGCCGCCCTCCGAGGCGGCCCGGCTTCACCACGAGATCCGGCAGCGCCACCCCGATCGCTTCTGGGTCTACATCGGGGTCGATCCGCGGCGCGGCCCCGAAGGGGTGCGAGCCTTCGCGCAGATGGTGGACGAGTATGCCCTGGACGGGGTGAAGCTGTATCCGCCCTGCGGCTATTCGCCTTCCGACCCGGATCTCTACCCGTACTACGAGATCTGCGCGGCCCTGTCGCTGCCCGTGTTCGTACACACCGGACCCACGGCGGCGAGCCTGGATTACGAGCCCGCGGACCCGATCAAGATCGATCGGGCGGCCCGCGACTTCCCGCAGGTCGACTTCGTCCTGGGGCACGCGGGGCTGACCCATGTGGACTCAGGCGGCTACCTCGCGGCATACCGGCCCAACGTGTACCTGGACATCGGCGGATTCGCCAGCACCCCGACCCTCCGGGACTGGCCGGAGCATCTCAACGGGCTCTTCCGGGCGGGCATCAACCACAAGATCATCTTTGGGACGGACTGGCCGCTGGGCCGCATGGGCGGTGGGCTGAAACGCCTGACCGACGAAATCCTGCACGGACCGACCGTCTTCTCCGGGGTCTCCCGCACCGACCAACAACTCATCCTGCGCGACAACCTGCTGCGTGTCCTGGCGCCCGGCAGCCGCCCCGCTCCGCACCCGGCGGCCGCACCGCGGAAGGGAGCCGCCGACGTCGCCGGCTGA